In one window of Pseudomonas sp. IAC-BECa141 DNA:
- the ampC gene encoding class C beta-lactamase — MSSINLNKLKSFSAFGLLFGAATCLAAPQTDDQLQALVKATVTPVMQQQDIAGLAVAVTVDGKAHYFNYGVADKSTGQAVNENTLFEIGSVSKTFTATLAAYAQASGKLQFSDKASQHWPELKGSAFDHISLLQLGTYSAGGLPLQFPDAADSADKMLGYYQHWKSMFPAGSQRLYSNPSIGLFGYLAAKSLGQPFNQVMTETLLPKLGLKHTYLSVPASEQKLYAQGYDKTNKPVRVSPGALDSEAYGVKTSAADLLQYVEANLDTTRLETPLQKAIALTHSGYYTVGDMTQGLGWERYAYPISLERLLDGNSTPMAMEPHKVKWLNPPQPEPANVLLNKTGSTAGYGAYVAFVPSKKVGIVILANRNYPNGERVKIAHRILGELTL, encoded by the coding sequence CAAGGCCACTGTGACGCCAGTCATGCAGCAACAGGACATCGCGGGGCTGGCCGTGGCCGTGACCGTCGATGGCAAGGCGCATTACTTTAACTACGGGGTCGCCGACAAGAGCACCGGGCAAGCGGTGAATGAAAACACCCTGTTCGAAATCGGCTCGGTGAGCAAAACCTTCACCGCAACCCTCGCCGCCTACGCCCAGGCCAGCGGCAAACTGCAATTCTCCGACAAGGCCAGCCAGCACTGGCCCGAGCTGAAAGGCAGCGCCTTCGACCACATCAGCCTGCTGCAACTGGGCACCTACAGCGCCGGTGGCCTGCCACTGCAATTTCCGGATGCCGCGGATTCTGCCGACAAGATGCTCGGCTATTACCAACACTGGAAATCGATGTTTCCGGCCGGTAGCCAGCGTCTGTATTCCAACCCGAGCATCGGCTTGTTCGGTTACCTGGCGGCGAAAAGCCTGGGCCAGCCGTTCAATCAAGTCATGACTGAAACCCTGCTGCCGAAACTCGGGCTCAAGCACACCTACCTGTCGGTGCCGGCGTCTGAACAGAAGCTCTACGCCCAGGGCTATGACAAGACCAACAAACCGGTTCGCGTCAGCCCCGGCGCACTGGATTCCGAAGCCTACGGCGTAAAAACCAGTGCCGCCGACCTGCTGCAATACGTCGAGGCCAACCTCGACACCACCAGACTCGAAACACCGCTGCAAAAAGCCATCGCCCTCACCCACTCCGGCTACTACACCGTTGGTGACATGACCCAGGGCCTGGGCTGGGAACGCTACGCCTACCCGATCAGCCTCGAACGCCTGCTGGACGGCAACTCGACGCCAATGGCCATGGAACCGCACAAGGTCAAATGGCTGAATCCGCCACAGCCTGAACCGGCGAACGTGCTGCTGAACAAGACGGGTTCCACCGCTGGCTACGGCGCGTATGTCGCGTTCGTGCCATCGAAAAAAGTCGGGATCGTGATTCTGGCGAACCGCAATTACCCGAATGGAGAGCGGGTGAAGATTGCGCACAGGATTCTGGGTGAGTTGACCCTGTGA
- a CDS encoding AAA family ATPase, with protein MEIFSFSLKDVGRFHDLTVFLAPTAVHSSNVTVLVGNNGAGKTTLLKSLATSLSWLVARIRTEKGSGNYLNDVDIRNGASTSLVLVAAADLSQAQSDPPMGKDVLFTWGIARGKQGRKSAVHSELVNVSRLADHYRNKLTTDDKASLPLIAYYPVERSVLEIPLKIKTKHTFDQLDGYDNSLNRGVDFRRFFEWFREREDSENETGISDTALAEISEKFGSDSEVWQTLSKLKASSRDRQLTAVRSAIAAFMPGFTNLRVQRKPRLHMAIDKDGVTLNVAQLSQGEKSMMALVGDIARRLAMMNQSLDNPLHGDGIVLIDEVDLHLHPKWQRSLIRQLSETFPNCQFVLTTHSPLVISDAKDVLVYVLNDGELHEHNGLYGLDANQVLLEVMDTDIRNSDVQKRLNALLERLQDGDLETAQKLFAELAEELPDGHIELAKAALLLRKLELRRA; from the coding sequence ATGGAAATTTTCAGTTTTAGCCTTAAGGATGTCGGCCGGTTCCACGACTTGACGGTGTTTCTGGCGCCGACTGCTGTTCACTCATCAAATGTAACAGTACTAGTAGGTAACAACGGCGCCGGCAAAACCACTCTCCTAAAGTCACTGGCCACATCACTGAGTTGGCTAGTTGCCAGAATCCGGACTGAAAAAGGTAGTGGTAACTATCTTAACGATGTCGACATTCGAAATGGTGCTTCAACCTCGCTAGTTTTAGTAGCTGCGGCCGACTTGTCACAGGCTCAATCAGATCCTCCGATGGGAAAAGATGTACTTTTCACGTGGGGTATCGCACGGGGTAAACAAGGACGGAAATCGGCAGTTCATAGCGAGCTGGTAAACGTCAGTCGACTTGCAGATCACTATCGCAACAAACTGACCACCGATGATAAGGCCTCTCTTCCTCTGATCGCCTATTACCCAGTTGAGCGGTCGGTTCTTGAAATCCCGCTAAAAATCAAAACCAAACACACCTTCGACCAACTCGACGGCTACGACAACTCGCTCAACCGAGGCGTCGACTTCCGCCGTTTCTTCGAGTGGTTCCGCGAACGCGAAGACAGCGAAAACGAAACCGGTATTTCCGACACTGCACTGGCTGAAATCTCCGAAAAATTCGGCTCGGACAGCGAGGTCTGGCAAACCCTGTCCAAACTGAAAGCCTCCTCCCGCGACCGCCAACTGACTGCCGTGCGCTCCGCCATCGCCGCGTTCATGCCCGGCTTCACCAACCTGCGCGTGCAACGCAAACCGCGCCTGCACATGGCCATCGACAAGGATGGCGTCACCCTCAACGTCGCCCAGCTCTCTCAAGGCGAGAAGTCGATGATGGCGCTGGTCGGTGATATCGCCCGCCGTTTGGCGATGATGAACCAGTCCCTGGACAACCCACTCCATGGCGACGGCATCGTGCTGATCGACGAAGTGGATCTGCACCTGCACCCAAAATGGCAACGCAGCTTGATCCGCCAACTGAGCGAAACCTTCCCCAACTGCCAGTTCGTGCTGACCACCCATTCGCCACTGGTCATTAGTGACGCCAAGGATGTTCTGGTTTACGTGCTCAATGACGGTGAACTCCACGAACACAACGGCCTATACGGACTCGATGCCAATCAGGTGCTGCTGGAAGTCATGGACACCGATATCCGCAACAGCGACGTTCAAAAACGCTTGAACGCGTTGCTCGAACGCTTGCAGGACGGTGATCTGGAAACCGCACAGAAGCTATTCGCCGAACTGGCAGAAGAACTTCCAGACGGTCATATCGAACTGGCGAAAGCAGCGCTGTTGCTGCGCAAGCTGGAGCTGCGTCGTGCGTAA
- a CDS encoding retron system putative HNH endonuclease, translating to MRKITKGAEPEQLIRWKRANTTLRYRDLPSEERVSVRTACIAEQFSLCAYCCQTIAGDNSHNEHVEAQDKAPNRTLEFTNIVASCQRQNQCGHHRGTRPLDLTPLMEECESELKFYLSGRVTGKTERANSALEILNLGHTEESNRGLIGARKQLVDQLIFTGGMQPDDLEDEELLGILLDDMLTPKNGQLAAFSPVLVNVIRQLMT from the coding sequence GTGCGTAAGATCACCAAGGGAGCCGAGCCGGAACAACTCATCAGATGGAAACGCGCCAACACAACATTACGTTACCGGGACCTGCCCAGCGAAGAACGTGTGAGCGTGCGCACGGCCTGTATAGCGGAACAGTTCAGCCTTTGCGCCTATTGCTGCCAGACCATTGCAGGCGACAACTCACATAACGAGCACGTTGAAGCCCAGGATAAGGCCCCCAATCGCACATTGGAGTTCACCAACATCGTCGCCAGTTGCCAGCGCCAGAATCAATGTGGACATCATCGAGGCACCCGCCCACTGGATCTGACGCCCTTGATGGAGGAGTGCGAGTCGGAATTGAAGTTTTACCTGTCCGGTAGAGTGACCGGCAAAACCGAACGCGCAAATTCAGCCTTGGAAATCTTGAATCTCGGTCATACCGAAGAAAGCAATCGCGGACTCATAGGGGCGCGGAAACAGCTGGTTGATCAGCTGATATTTACAGGAGGCATGCAACCCGATGACCTTGAAGATGAAGAGCTACTGGGCATTCTCCTTGATGACATGTTGACTCCCAAGAATGGCCAGCTCGCGGCTTTTTCTCCGG